Proteins from one Plodia interpunctella isolate USDA-ARS_2022_Savannah chromosome 3, ilPloInte3.2, whole genome shotgun sequence genomic window:
- the LOC128683908 gene encoding slit homolog 1 protein has translation MLPRWLLLAASCVLLARPAHPQGPQQCPAPNTITPCSCTVKKNGLDILCEFTEQQHIQKAMNTLRSKPMIIFYLKLRHNNLAKLPSYIFLGLDIRHLTVHNSSLAVIEDSSLSSIGNKLTQLDVSQNSLATIPTSSFTHLNHLLILNMNHNKVTAVHNRAFMGLDTLEILTLYENKISVVDGEAFKGLEKKLKRLNLGGNELTAVPQKALALLENLKKLEMQENRIATISEGDFAGLRSLDSLGLAHNQLREVPAQVFSHLTFLNSLELEGNQIQRIDEKAFAGLEENLQYLRLGDNRLHGIPSEALRPLHRLRHLDLRSNNITYISEDAFTGYGDSITFLNLQKNMVHQLPTMGFDNLNSLETLNLQNNKLQHIPEEIMEPILDTLRVVDIMDNPLICDCELAWYEAWLAGLRDRDDEMMQKKRTVCTMVNEHREYSVAKMPLEKMNCKRKPAYGRTSNSPTTHPTIAITTLAIIPWWL, from the exons ATGCTGCCGCGCTGGCTGCTCCTGGCGGCAAGCTGCGTGCTGCTGGCCCGGCCGGCCCACCCCCAGGGCCCACAGCAGTGCCCCGCGCCCAATACCATCACCCCTTGCAGCTGCACCGTCAAGAAGAATGGCCTCGACATCCTCTGCGAGTTTACAGAGCAGCAACACATACAGAAG GCAATGAACACTCTCCGCTCCAAGCCGATGATCATCTTCTACCTAAAGCTTCGTCACAACAACCTCGCCAAGCTGCCCTCGTATATCTTCCTGGGCCTGGACATCCGCCACTTGACTGTGCACAACAGCAGCCTTGCTGTTATTGAGGATTCGTCTCTCAGTTCCATTG GTAACAAATTAACGCAGTTGGACGTGTCCCAGAACAGCCTGGCTACGATACCAACGTCATCGTTCACGCATCTCAACCATCTGCTCATACTCAACATGAACCATAACAAG GTGACTGCGGTCCACAATCGCGCATTCATGGGACTTGACACTTTGGAAATATTAACTTTGTACGAAAACAAAATCTCTGTTGTTGATGGCGAGGCGTTCAAGGGCTTGGAGAA AAAATTGAAGCGGTTAAACCTCGGCGGGAACGAGCTGACTGCCGTCCCGCAGAAAGCGCTCGCTCTGCTGGAGAATTTGAAGAAACTGGAGATGCAGGAGAACAGGATCGCCACCATTTCTGAGGGAGATTTTGCAG GTCTACGTAGCCTAGACTCACTAGGTTTGGCCCACAACCAGTTGCGCGAGGTGCCTGCCCAGGTGTTCTCACACCTGACATTCCTCAACTCTTTGGAATTGGAAGGCAATCAGATCCAGAGGATCGATGAGAAGGCATTCGCTGGATTGGAAG AAAACCTGCAATATCTTCGTTTGGGGGACAATCGTCTCCACGGGATCCCCTCCGAGGCGCTCCGCCCCCTGCATAGGCTGAGGCACCTGGACCTGCGCTCTAACAACATCACCTACATCAGCGAGGATGCTTTCACTGGCTACGGAGATTCCATTACGTTCCTCAACCTTCAGAAAAACAT GGTACACCAGCTTCCGACAATGGGCTTCGACAACCTGAACTCGCTAGAAACTCTCAATTTGCAGAACAACAAGCTTCAGCACATCCCTGAGGAGATAATGGAACCCATTCTGGATACACTCCGCGTCGTTGATATCATGG aTAACCCTCTAATATGCGACTGCGAGCTCGCATGGTACGAGGCCTGGCTGGCAGGGTTGAGGGACAGGGACGACGAGATGATGCAGAAGAAGAGGACAGTTTGCACGATGGTGAATGAACATAGAGAATACAGCGTGGCAAAAATGCCACTGGAGAAGATGAACTGCAAACGGAAACCAGCCTACGGACGCACGTCCAACTCCCCAACCACACATCCCACGATCGCGATCACAACGCTCGCGATAATTCCTTGGTGGCTTTAA
- the LOC128683905 gene encoding uncharacterized protein LOC128683905, producing MAGKQLVKMGVVPKTSVNISSVVRQASCSRGWLRIVVQYFFGAITVASFIMIVIISMQTPSETAVSSSSCTLQTCRITCNSTPTLYEDVMSMVSESEAFCPRLSLVLMDLTFEKSTLPSQWFSGIKSSVNRLAILNGNLKYISSQAFMTLFAGNIEAIIFEGITLENWNTESLVGLSSLRQLFIKNCDIINAQNFLRTVHDTLGLLIISKCGNWDPANVFGSTEMIALETVDLSFNIFNNILSNVSFTSLTNCKILYLNSCNITSLGPGTFDSLHKIEVIYLNNNLLVTIPTGLFNPMINRINPKPRINLQDNPWYCDCLSYDLRSLYYNDLLYVDPLCDTPEALNGQPFSAISDFCTDGELHADVVVVDLVPFQKYTTANVFTRFESDCKSEIPFNSSGEIFTPNDLYSCENFSLSLSTINTLIGITRGKVIHDISKSNWITPTYLMRHKDYSMIQISTLSANENGILWFKNSCPKEIYCMSSLPKFLRIYDHYIGSLYTFCPIDLQHGYVRVDKCVDYNSVTISLETNTRINLFGSIVLYISTVMLCLTIGAIFVYGVIRYNPILLKGSKRLLFVKHKNVDALVLPPKVPLRTTLSSVDPDPIFNMATIHSPLENENNLSPRNFVRMKSTRSDMSTVSYISALQPTEDQLAEWRIKRHFDNNITMTSDSEMSIFSYTTDGNSSAEYVSTSSIIYESLK from the exons ATGGCTGGAAAACAGTTGGTTAAAATGGGCGTTGTACCAAAAACAAGCGTCAATATTTCATCAGTCGTCAG ACAAGCTTCGTGTAGTCGGGGCTGGCTGCGGATAGTGGTCCAGTACTTCTTCGGCGCTATCACGGTGGCCAGCTTCATCATGATCGTCATTATATCCATGCAGACGCCCAGTGAGACTGCTGTCAGTTCGTCCAGCTGTACCTTGCAGACTTGCAGGATCACATGCAACAGCACCCCGACTTTGTATGAAGATGTTATGTCTATGGTTTCG GAATCAGAAGCGTTTTGCCCAAGACTATCCTTGGTCCTAATGGATCTAACTTTTGAAAAATCAACATTGCCTTCTCAATGGTTCTCCGGTATTAAAAGTTCCGTCAATAGATTGGCTATTCTGAACGGAAACCTGAAATACATTTCATCACAAGCATTCATGACTCTTTTTGCTGGCAACATTGAAGCCATTATATTTGAGGGCATTACTTTAGAAAATTGGAACACAGAGAGTCTTGTAGGACTTTCAAGTTTGCGCCAATTGTTTATAAAGAATTGTGATATAATCAATGCACAAAATTTTCTGAGGACTGTGCACGATACCTTGGGTCTACTCATTATTAGTAAATGTGGTAACTGGGATCCAGCTAATGTATTCGGATCAACTGAAATGATTGCACTAGAAACAGTTGATTTATcgtttaacatatttaataacatactATCAAATGTATCCTTCACAAGTCTGACAAATTGtaagattttgtatttaaattcttGTAATATAACATCACTAGGTCCAGGTACTTTTGACagtttacataaaattgaggtaatatatcttaataataatttacttgtaACCATACCAACAGGACTATTTAATCCTATGATAAATCGTATCAATCCCAAGCCAAGAATAAATTTACAGGATAACCCATGGTATTGCGACTGTTTGTCGTATGATCTAAGATCTTTATACTATAACGATTTACTTTATGTTGATCCACTGTGTGATACTCCTGAAGCACTTAATGGTCAACCGTTTTCGGCAATTTCTGATTTTTGTACTGATGGTGAGTTACACGCAGATGTCGTTGTAGTAGATCTTGTTCCATTTCAGAAATATACCACTGCAAATGTCTTCACGAGATTTGAAAGCGATTGTAAAAGTGAAATTCCCTTTAACAGTAGTGGAGAAATATTTACTCCAAATGATTTGTATAGCTGTGAAAATTTCAGTTTATCATTATCAACCATAAACACACTAATAGGCATCACACGTGGAAAAGTTATTCACGATATATCGAAAAGCAACTGGATAACTCCAACGTATCTTATGAGGCATAAAGACTATTCTATGATTCAAATCAGCACATTATCGGCCAATGAGAATGGAATATTGTGGTTTAAAAATTCATGTCccaaagaaatatattgtatgtCCTCATTACCAAAGTTTTTGCGTATTTATGATCACTATATTGGATCTCTGTATACCTTTTGTCCGATAGATTTACAACATGGATATGTAAGAGTTGATAAATGCGTAGACTACAACTCGGTTACAATATCGTTAGAAACTAACACTCgaattaatttgtttggtAGTATAGTCCTTTACATAAGTACGGTCATGTTATGCCTAACGATTGGAGCCATTTTTGTGTATGGGGTAATTAGATATAATCCAATACTTTTGAAAGGTAGTAAAAGACTATTGTTTGTGAAACACAAAAATGTTGACGCCTTGGTTTTACCACCAAAAGTTCCATTGAGAACGACATTGTCTAGTGTAGATCCTGATCCGATTTTTAATATGGCAACAATTcattcaccattagaaaatgAGAATAATTTGTCACCAAGAAATTTTGTGAGGATGAAGTCTACGCGAAGTGACATGAGCACTGTCAGTTATATTTCCGCCTTGCAGCCAACTGAAGATCAGCTCGCCGAGTGGAGGATTAAGAGGCATTTCgataataacataacaatgACATCTGACTCGGaaatgtcaatattttcttataccACAGACGGAAATAGTTCTGCTGAGTATGTTAGCACAAGCAGTATAATTtacgaaagtttaaaatga